In one Sulfitobacter sp. LCG007 genomic region, the following are encoded:
- a CDS encoding Gfo/Idh/MocA family protein, which translates to MTTLRWGILGASNFALNHMGRAIHAARGAELAALATSSAEKAQPFKDFAPGLEVHESYDALLADPKIDCVYIPLPNHLHVEWTLKALEAGKHVLCEKPLTLRAQDFDQVIEARDRTGQLAAEAYMIVHHPQFQRARELVQGGAVGALRHVDTVFSYNNRDMGNIRNKAEAGGGGLPDIGVYTYGAARFVSGQEPVGVSYADIEFENGVDTFVRMQAEFPDFTYSALVSIRIFPRQNIAFHGEDGVLTLTCPFNAGVFDQAEIRLETGDKQVTVERFPGVNHYVLQVENFCRAVREGSDYPCPLEFSKGTQRMIDMTFATAKG; encoded by the coding sequence ATGACGACTTTGCGATGGGGCATCCTTGGGGCCTCGAACTTTGCGCTGAACCACATGGGGCGGGCGATCCATGCCGCGCGCGGGGCCGAGCTTGCCGCGCTCGCCACGTCGTCGGCGGAAAAGGCCCAGCCTTTCAAGGACTTCGCGCCGGGGCTCGAGGTCCATGAAAGCTACGACGCCCTGCTGGCCGACCCCAAGATCGATTGCGTCTACATCCCCCTGCCGAACCACCTGCATGTCGAGTGGACGCTGAAGGCGCTCGAAGCGGGAAAGCACGTGCTCTGCGAGAAGCCCCTGACGCTTCGGGCGCAGGATTTCGATCAGGTGATCGAAGCGCGCGACCGCACCGGCCAGCTCGCAGCCGAAGCCTACATGATCGTGCATCATCCCCAGTTCCAGCGCGCCCGCGAGCTGGTGCAGGGCGGCGCCGTGGGCGCGCTGCGCCACGTGGACACGGTCTTCAGCTACAACAACCGCGACATGGGCAACATCCGCAACAAGGCCGAGGCGGGCGGCGGTGGGTTGCCCGATATCGGAGTATATACCTACGGCGCGGCCCGCTTCGTGAGCGGACAGGAGCCGGTGGGGGTCTCGTATGCCGACATCGAGTTCGAGAACGGCGTCGACACCTTCGTCCGGATGCAGGCGGAATTCCCGGATTTCACCTATTCGGCGCTGGTCAGCATCCGCATTTTCCCGCGCCAAAATATCGCCTTTCACGGCGAAGACGGTGTGCTGACCCTGACCTGTCCCTTCAATGCCGGCGTTTTCGACCAGGCGGAGATCCGGCTCGAGACCGGGGACAAGCAGGTGACGGTCGAACGCTTTCCCGGCGTGAACCACTATGTGCTGCAGGTCGAGAATTTCTGCCGGGCGGTCCGGGAGGGGTCGGACTATCCATGCCCGCTTGAGTTCAGCAAGGGCACGCAGCGGATGATCGATATGACCTTCGCCACTGCCAAGGGTTGA
- the rpoH gene encoding RNA polymerase sigma factor RpoH, with amino-acid sequence MANYANLPAPTPEGGLNRYMQEIRKFPLLEPEEEYMLAKRWVEEQDTEAAHRMVTSHLRLAAKIAMGYRGYGLPQAEVISEANVGLMQAVKRFDPEKGFRLATYAMWWIRAAIQEYILRSWSLVKLGTTSGQKKLFFNLRKAKNRIGALEEGDLRPENVTRIATDLGVTEDEVISMNRRLSGGDASLNATVGSEGEGSMQWQDWLEDEDADQAGQYEERNELEARRELLTEAMGVLNDREKDILERRRLSDQTVTLEDLSAEYDVSRERIRQIEVRAFEKLQKRMRDLAREKGMMTTA; translated from the coding sequence ATGGCTAATTACGCAAACCTTCCGGCTCCGACCCCTGAGGGCGGCCTGAACAGGTACATGCAGGAAATCCGGAAGTTTCCGCTTCTGGAGCCCGAAGAGGAATATATGCTCGCCAAGCGCTGGGTCGAGGAGCAGGACACCGAGGCGGCCCACAGGATGGTCACGTCCCACCTGAGGCTCGCCGCCAAGATCGCCATGGGATACCGCGGCTACGGGCTTCCGCAGGCTGAGGTGATATCCGAGGCCAATGTGGGTCTGATGCAGGCGGTCAAGCGCTTCGACCCTGAAAAGGGCTTCAGGCTGGCGACATACGCCATGTGGTGGATCCGTGCCGCGATCCAGGAGTACATCCTGCGCTCGTGGTCGCTGGTCAAGCTCGGGACGACGTCGGGTCAGAAGAAGCTGTTCTTCAATCTGCGCAAGGCCAAGAACCGGATCGGCGCGCTCGAGGAGGGCGACCTGCGCCCCGAGAACGTCACCCGCATCGCCACGGATCTCGGCGTGACCGAGGACGAGGTGATCTCGATGAACCGCCGGCTTTCCGGCGGCGATGCGTCGCTCAACGCGACGGTCGGAAGCGAAGGCGAAGGGTCCATGCAGTGGCAGGACTGGCTTGAAGACGAGGATGCCGATCAGGCGGGCCAGTACGAAGAGCGCAACGAGCTTGAGGCGCGGCGCGAGCTGCTGACCGAGGCCATGGGCGTGCTGAACGACCGCGAGAAGGACATTCTCGAACGCCGCCGGCTCAGCGATCAGACCGTGACGCTCGAGGATCTCAGCGCGGAATACGACGTCAGCCGGGAACGCATCCGCCAGATCGAGGTGCGCGCCTTCGAAAAGCTGCAGAAGCGCATGCGCGATTTGGCGCGCGAGAAGGGCATGATGACCACAGCCTGA
- a CDS encoding RluA family pseudouridine synthase: MSLRYINFTIGASPPRRLDKALARDVPEIAALSRTRIGRLIEDGAVHVNGAAVTDPKARIDTGARIDIFVTESQESHILPEEIPLEVVYEDEDLIVIDKPAGMVVHPAPGSPTGTVVNALLHHCGADISGVGGLRRPGIVHRIDKDTTGLLVAAKSDAAHHGLAAQFEAHSVERLYHALVYGTPDAASPRLRGIRGASFEPGNILKLTTQLARHKTDRQRQAVTFQGGRHAVTRARAIERFGLPAVLTLMECWLETGRTHQIRVHMAHAGHALVGDQTYGGRRRLQAKALPDCALEAVRAFPRQALHAAVLGFRHPVSREMLRFEAPMPADMADLLARLRGG, from the coding sequence ATGTCGCTTCGCTATATCAATTTCACCATAGGCGCTTCCCCGCCACGCCGCCTTGATAAGGCGCTGGCGCGGGATGTGCCAGAGATCGCCGCGCTCTCCCGGACCCGGATCGGGCGGCTGATCGAGGACGGAGCGGTGCACGTGAACGGCGCTGCCGTGACCGATCCCAAGGCGCGAATCGATACCGGCGCCCGCATCGATATCTTCGTGACGGAGTCGCAGGAAAGCCATATCCTCCCCGAAGAGATCCCGCTTGAGGTCGTATACGAGGACGAGGACCTGATCGTGATCGACAAGCCCGCCGGCATGGTCGTTCATCCCGCCCCGGGCAGTCCGACGGGCACGGTGGTCAACGCCCTGCTGCACCACTGCGGCGCCGACATTTCGGGCGTGGGCGGCTTGCGGCGTCCGGGGATCGTGCATCGCATCGACAAGGACACGACGGGTCTTCTTGTCGCGGCGAAATCGGACGCGGCGCATCACGGTCTTGCCGCCCAGTTCGAGGCGCACAGCGTCGAGCGGCTTTATCATGCGCTGGTGTACGGGACCCCCGATGCCGCCAGCCCGCGTCTGCGAGGTATCAGGGGCGCATCTTTCGAGCCGGGCAACATCCTGAAACTCACCACGCAGCTTGCCCGCCACAAGACGGACCGGCAGCGACAGGCCGTCACCTTCCAGGGCGGGCGGCATGCGGTGACGCGCGCGCGGGCGATCGAACGTTTCGGGCTGCCGGCGGTCCTGACGCTGATGGAGTGCTGGCTCGAGACCGGGCGCACGCATCAGATCAGGGTGCACATGGCCCATGCCGGGCACGCGCTCGTGGGGGACCAGACCTACGGAGGCAGGCGAAGGCTGCAGGCGAAGGCGCTGCCGGATTGCGCGCTCGAGGCCGTCCGTGCCTTTCCCCGCCAGGCCCTGCATGCCGCGGTGCTCGGCTTCCGTCACCCCGTGAGCAGGGAGATGCTGCGCTTCGAAGCGCCTATGCCCGCGGATATGGCGGATCTGCTCGCCAGACTGCGCGGCGGCTGA
- a CDS encoding DUF6476 family protein — translation MEHPEPTVEPANLRFLRRLVTVLTAVMIAGVLLIIVLIVIRMSDETPRLPDSIVLPGNARAVALTQGPGWYAVVTDGDQILIFDSLTGGLRQTVQIESGNGD, via the coding sequence ATGGAGCATCCCGAACCCACCGTCGAACCGGCGAACCTGCGTTTCCTGAGGCGGCTTGTGACTGTGCTGACCGCCGTGATGATTGCCGGTGTACTACTCATAATTGTCCTGATTGTCATCCGGATGTCGGATGAAACGCCGCGTCTGCCCGACTCGATCGTGCTGCCCGGAAATGCCCGCGCCGTCGCCCTGACACAGGGCCCGGGCTGGTACGCGGTTGTGACCGACGGGGACCAGATCTTGATATTCGACAGCCTGACCGGGGGCCTGCGCCAGACCGTGCAGATAGAGAGCGGAAACGGAGACTGA
- a CDS encoding glycosyltransferase family 2 protein: MQEDQSAPIEPLVRSDYFEKPEIEIADGEILVFCCLRNEAVRLPFFLKYYRDMGVSRFFVIDNGSDDGSAELLKSQPDVEYFHTLASYTGSSAGRLWMQELCDRYGVGHWCLTVDVDELFTFPGAEAIKLGDLVTWLDFEGSEGVFCPFLDLYSDLPLSKTQYRAGQDFREICAFFETDTYDVGPSESPPFLRVRGGPRGTIFQRGGGDAARGGPMMRKVPLMKWREGFSYIFSTHSHRFSQLSGLSGALLHFKFFDLFEELARREAARGDRRQKQDYEAYSKAVTGDLCFYSEHSHRYTGPRDLVQLGVMCAPESWQEFALERHIGASRMTEENAAGASALLFPKSIAAEGRMTLRSISAIWPFISNPAIAQHFGLQRLKPYGDAEEFARRARKMVSVVEISAKAITLHMPETIQHSGVQSGLSIAVHADGRLVGVARVDGTDPALRVDTTSLAANMLKLSMDLSEAGGSDDAPRITIHLFAGAGDAEKPQLPDASKLGQPIFDGVWHRNRPVVSAGCGFDGVVDYFQNGMLGGWLLSEERDSFRVPVTIYINDRIVSYLVPSMKRPDLEKMMQNPLEQGVGFRQSIPLGYFNGIGGKSKTIDVVAAGHNIRLRRCPIKVTSEGSMWWNRNDSRWQSYPLEVSEQGPKAEIKTFARRAAKAIRRARGIT, translated from the coding sequence ATGCAGGAAGACCAATCGGCACCGATCGAACCGCTTGTCAGAAGCGACTACTTCGAAAAGCCGGAAATCGAGATCGCAGACGGAGAAATCCTGGTCTTCTGCTGCTTGCGCAACGAAGCGGTCCGCCTGCCCTTCTTCCTGAAATACTACCGGGACATGGGCGTCTCACGTTTCTTCGTGATCGACAACGGGTCTGACGACGGAAGCGCCGAACTTCTCAAGTCGCAACCGGACGTCGAATACTTCCACACATTGGCAAGCTATACCGGATCGTCAGCCGGGCGCCTGTGGATGCAGGAACTCTGCGACCGTTACGGCGTGGGCCATTGGTGCCTGACGGTCGACGTCGACGAATTGTTCACCTTCCCCGGTGCCGAGGCGATCAAACTCGGAGATCTCGTGACCTGGCTCGACTTCGAAGGGTCGGAAGGCGTGTTCTGCCCGTTTCTCGACCTCTATTCTGACCTGCCGCTGAGCAAGACCCAGTATCGGGCCGGTCAGGATTTCCGGGAAATCTGCGCCTTCTTCGAGACCGACACCTATGACGTCGGCCCCAGCGAGAGCCCGCCGTTCCTGCGGGTGCGAGGGGGGCCGCGCGGAACGATCTTCCAGAGAGGCGGCGGTGACGCTGCCCGTGGCGGGCCGATGATGCGCAAGGTGCCGCTGATGAAGTGGCGCGAGGGCTTCAGCTATATCTTCTCCACGCACAGCCACAGGTTCAGCCAGCTTTCGGGTCTGTCCGGGGCCTTGCTGCACTTCAAGTTCTTCGACCTCTTCGAAGAACTCGCCCGGCGGGAGGCCGCGCGCGGCGATCGCCGGCAGAAGCAGGACTACGAAGCCTACAGCAAGGCGGTGACGGGGGATCTGTGTTTCTATTCCGAGCACTCGCACCGCTACACCGGCCCCCGCGATCTGGTGCAGCTGGGCGTGATGTGCGCGCCGGAATCCTGGCAGGAATTCGCGCTCGAGCGTCACATCGGCGCGTCGCGCATGACCGAAGAGAATGCTGCCGGCGCCTCGGCGCTTCTCTTCCCGAAGTCGATCGCCGCCGAGGGGCGCATGACCCTTCGGTCGATCTCGGCTATCTGGCCGTTCATCTCCAACCCGGCGATCGCCCAGCATTTCGGACTGCAGCGTCTCAAGCCCTATGGCGATGCCGAGGAATTCGCCCGCCGCGCGCGCAAGATGGTCAGCGTCGTCGAGATTTCGGCGAAGGCGATCACGCTGCACATGCCCGAGACGATCCAGCATTCCGGAGTTCAATCCGGGCTCAGCATCGCGGTTCATGCCGACGGGCGGCTTGTGGGAGTTGCGCGCGTGGACGGCACCGATCCCGCACTCAGGGTCGATACGACCTCGCTGGCGGCGAACATGCTCAAGCTGTCCATGGACCTGTCGGAGGCAGGCGGATCTGACGATGCACCGCGCATCACGATCCACCTCTTCGCCGGTGCGGGGGACGCTGAAAAACCCCAGCTTCCCGATGCCTCGAAGTTGGGCCAACCGATCTTCGACGGCGTCTGGCACCGCAATCGTCCCGTCGTCAGCGCGGGTTGCGGTTTCGACGGCGTGGTCGATTACTTCCAGAACGGGATGCTCGGAGGCTGGCTGCTGTCCGAGGAACGAGACAGCTTCCGCGTTCCGGTCACGATCTACATCAATGACCGCATCGTTTCCTACCTGGTTCCAAGCATGAAACGCCCGGACCTCGAGAAGATGATGCAGAATCCCCTCGAGCAGGGGGTGGGATTCCGTCAATCCATTCCGCTGGGCTACTTCAACGGGATCGGCGGAAAGTCCAAGACGATCGACGTGGTGGCGGCCGGCCACAACATCCGCCTGCGCCGTTGCCCCATCAAGGTTACCAGCGAAGGCAGCATGTGGTGGAACCGCAACGATTCGAGATGGCAGTCCTACCCTCTGGAGGTATCCGAGCAGGGTCCGAAGGCCGAGATAAAGACGTTCGCGCGGCGCGCGGCGAAGGCCATTCGCCGCGCGCGCGGGATCACGTGA
- a CDS encoding class I SAM-dependent methyltransferase — translation MTVDTVPSAEITTFPDGIKVNCSIPRTMTMAGLHYLGRLARSVPENGTIVEVGPLYGSSTWVLRHNSHPSVKIFSLDTWDPQPWIERRLPDALPFGKDAYLHYIRDCENVEPIQGWSPQSVAETWDRPIDMFFDDATHGDPGFSANMNFFLPFVRDDGVLCGDDFASGWPDIIRVVTELARRWDAAPEVAGRVWSVLNNGGRGTGYRSVAEKIGPWTDADVTVRAVTADGTTFDGTPRMWTGQILREAPLTGLGIYPQGKTPVDGTLDLHLANGTSHKDLPFGALHSFDSPVVNFAVRLSDAHAKRHGVRYQCCEILDRKTLNSRTSRNGNPLQKSEENSLISAVRVEIT, via the coding sequence ATGACCGTTGACACAGTCCCGAGCGCGGAAATAACGACTTTCCCCGATGGCATAAAAGTCAATTGCTCCATCCCGCGCACGATGACCATGGCCGGGCTTCATTACCTGGGGCGGCTCGCGCGAAGCGTCCCTGAAAACGGCACGATCGTCGAAGTCGGTCCCCTTTATGGCTCGTCCACATGGGTGCTGCGCCACAACAGCCATCCATCGGTCAAGATCTTCAGCCTCGACACCTGGGATCCGCAGCCGTGGATCGAGCGGCGTCTGCCGGACGCGCTGCCCTTCGGCAAGGACGCCTACCTGCACTATATCCGCGACTGCGAGAACGTGGAGCCGATCCAGGGCTGGAGCCCTCAGAGCGTGGCGGAGACCTGGGACCGGCCGATCGACATGTTCTTCGACGATGCGACGCATGGGGATCCGGGTTTTTCTGCCAACATGAATTTCTTCCTTCCCTTCGTGCGCGATGACGGCGTGCTTTGCGGCGACGACTTCGCTTCGGGATGGCCGGACATCATCCGGGTCGTGACCGAGCTCGCAAGACGCTGGGATGCCGCGCCGGAGGTGGCGGGCCGTGTCTGGTCCGTCCTGAACAACGGCGGGCGGGGTACGGGGTATCGCAGTGTCGCCGAAAAGATCGGGCCCTGGACGGACGCAGACGTGACGGTGCGTGCGGTGACGGCGGACGGCACGACCTTTGACGGGACGCCGCGTATGTGGACGGGCCAGATCTTGCGTGAGGCACCGCTGACGGGTCTGGGCATTTACCCCCAGGGCAAGACGCCGGTCGATGGAACGCTGGATCTGCATCTCGCGAACGGGACATCCCACAAGGATCTCCCCTTCGGCGCGTTGCATTCCTTTGACAGCCCGGTGGTGAATTTCGCCGTCAGGCTGTCCGACGCGCATGCCAAGCGCCACGGCGTCCGGTATCAGTGTTGCGAGATACTCGACCGCAAGACGCTGAATTCGCGGACATCGCGCAACGGAAATCCGCTTCAGAAGTCCGAAGAGAATTCCCTGATCAGCGCGGTCCGCGTGGAAATCACGTGA
- a CDS encoding N-acetyltransferase family protein, translating to MKGKQDCDLVPDMESIRIRPFEASDRDWLVARHEALYARDEGFDASFGRLVSQILDDFIAEHDAVREAGWIAEDKGGRLGSIFCVALDAHVAKLRLFLLEPEARGQGLGRRMLETCTDFARSCGYREMQLWTHESHQAACRLYASNGWQLIAATPVRNFGVDNIEQHWSRTL from the coding sequence TTGAAAGGCAAGCAGGACTGCGATCTGGTACCGGATATGGAAAGCATCAGGATCCGCCCCTTCGAGGCGAGCGACCGAGATTGGCTGGTGGCGCGCCATGAGGCGCTTTATGCTCGTGACGAAGGCTTCGATGCGAGTTTCGGGCGGCTGGTTTCGCAAATCCTCGACGACTTTATCGCCGAACACGACGCGGTGCGGGAAGCGGGCTGGATTGCGGAAGACAAGGGCGGACGGCTTGGCTCGATCTTCTGTGTCGCGCTGGATGCGCATGTGGCGAAGCTTCGGCTCTTCCTTCTGGAACCTGAAGCGCGCGGGCAGGGGCTCGGGCGGCGCATGCTGGAGACCTGCACGGATTTCGCCCGGAGCTGCGGGTATCGCGAAATGCAGCTCTGGACCCATGAAAGCCATCAGGCGGCGTGCAGGCTTTATGCCTCGAACGGCTGGCAGCTCATTGCCGCGACGCCGGTACGCAACTTCGGCGTGGACAACATCGAGCAGCACTGGTCCCGGACGCTCTGA
- a CDS encoding DUF6324 family protein — MGIDTERDIEANLQVGPTDKGMVRIFIESGNVEIPMDFTPDDAIEIAEEIMAAAQRARGMSPKGGRRR; from the coding sequence ATGGGCATCGACACCGAACGCGACATCGAGGCCAATCTGCAGGTCGGCCCCACCGACAAGGGCATGGTGCGCATCTTCATCGAATCCGGCAATGTCGAGATCCCGATGGATTTCACGCCCGACGACGCGATCGAGATTGCGGAAGAGATCATGGCGGCCGCCCAACGCGCGCGCGGCATGTCGCCGAAGGGCGGGCGCCGCCGCTAG
- a CDS encoding MmcB family DNA repair protein — MALVTPVSDLALLQPGQLLARGVARHLASHGFATVEEVVPARGLRVDVMGLGPRGEIWIVECKSSRADYMSDRKWQGYLEWCDRFFWAVDARFPVDLLPDETGLIMGDAYGAEIIRLGPETRLAAARRKVMVQTIAMVAARRLQLMRDPELPNAVLG, encoded by the coding sequence ATGGCCCTTGTCACTCCGGTTTCCGATCTTGCTCTTCTGCAGCCCGGGCAGCTTCTGGCGCGGGGGGTGGCGCGCCATCTTGCCAGCCACGGATTTGCAACGGTGGAGGAAGTCGTGCCCGCACGCGGCTTGCGCGTCGACGTGATGGGGTTGGGGCCGAGGGGCGAGATATGGATCGTCGAATGCAAGTCGTCCCGGGCGGATTACATGTCCGACCGCAAGTGGCAGGGCTATCTGGAATGGTGCGACAGGTTCTTCTGGGCAGTTGACGCCAGGTTTCCGGTCGACCTTCTTCCGGATGAAACGGGCTTGATCATGGGCGATGCCTACGGGGCCGAGATCATCCGGTTGGGACCGGAGACAAGGCTCGCCGCGGCCCGCCGAAAGGTGATGGTGCAGACGATTGCGATGGTGGCGGCCCGGCGCCTGCAGCTCATGCGCGATCCCGAATTGCCCAACGCCGTTCTGGGCTAG
- the nusB gene encoding transcription antitermination factor NusB has translation MSTLHGNLSGNQRRKMRSAARLYAVQALFQMEHSSQTVEIVRREFLDFRFGATYEGAEMQDGDVDHFGTVLETAVNYQAAIDQATDRALVAKWAIARIDPTLRALFRAAGAELRDKGTPPKVVINEYVDVARAFFPDGKEPNFVNAVLDHMAREARPEAF, from the coding sequence ATGAGCACGCTTCACGGCAACCTATCCGGCAACCAGCGGCGCAAGATGAGGTCCGCCGCGCGGCTCTACGCCGTTCAGGCGCTGTTCCAGATGGAGCATTCGTCGCAGACCGTCGAGATCGTCCGGCGCGAGTTCCTCGATTTCCGTTTCGGTGCGACCTATGAAGGCGCCGAGATGCAGGACGGCGACGTCGATCACTTCGGCACCGTGCTCGAAACCGCCGTCAACTATCAGGCCGCGATCGATCAGGCGACCGACCGTGCGCTGGTGGCGAAATGGGCGATCGCGCGCATCGACCCCACGCTCAGGGCGCTCTTTCGCGCCGCCGGAGCGGAGTTGCGCGACAAGGGCACGCCGCCGAAGGTGGTGATCAACGAATATGTCGACGTGGCGCGGGCATTCTTTCCGGACGGCAAGGAGCCGAATTTCGTCAATGCCGTTCTGGATCACATGGCCCGCGAGGCGCGCCCCGAGGCGTTCTGA
- a CDS encoding 6,7-dimethyl-8-ribityllumazine synthase — protein MAKAESHHVLERPAFEKPVKLLIVVAPYYKDIADDLVAGAIAEIESAGGTWDMIEVPGALEVPTAISISDRRSNFDGYVALGCVIRGETTHYDTVCNDSSRALMLLGLQGLCIGNGILTVENREQAAVRADPEGANKGGGAAAAALHLVALARKWGSSSKGVGFKPAGQDTVIA, from the coding sequence ATGGCCAAAGCCGAAAGCCACCACGTGCTCGAGCGCCCCGCGTTCGAGAAGCCGGTGAAGCTGCTGATCGTCGTCGCGCCCTATTACAAGGACATCGCGGACGATCTCGTTGCCGGGGCCATCGCCGAGATCGAGTCCGCTGGCGGGACATGGGACATGATCGAGGTCCCCGGCGCGCTCGAGGTGCCCACGGCCATCTCGATCTCGGATCGGCGCAGCAACTTCGACGGGTATGTCGCGCTTGGCTGCGTCATCCGCGGTGAGACGACGCATTACGACACCGTCTGCAACGACAGCTCCCGCGCCCTGATGCTTCTGGGCCTTCAGGGCCTGTGCATCGGAAACGGGATCCTCACGGTGGAGAACCGCGAACAGGCGGCGGTGCGCGCCGATCCCGAAGGCGCCAACAAGGGTGGCGGCGCCGCGGCGGCGGCCTTGCATCTGGTTGCGCTCGCCCGTAAGTGGGGGTCTTCGTCCAAGGGGGTGGGTTTCAAGCCCGCCGGACAGGACACCGTCATCGCCTGA
- the ribB gene encoding 3,4-dihydroxy-2-butanone-4-phosphate synthase yields MSFETPGPVESDLGAAIASTEEIIEEARQGRMFILVDHEDRENEGDLVIAAEFADAAAINFMATHGRGLICLPMTADRIADLGLPMMVPDNSSRHGTGFTVSIEAREGVETGISAADRARTVAVAIDAAMGPQDIASPGHVFPLRARAGGVLIRAGHTEASVDIARLAGLNPSAVICEVMKDDGSMARLPDLIDFAGTHGMKIGTISDLIAYRLKHDNLLRERDSREVVSAYGGEWLMRIFADEITGTDHVVLTKGDISTPEPVLVRTHALNALEDVLGLGPGPVDELPRAMEIIAEEGRGAVLLFRDPHPVLRLDGEDDGPRTIKRTGVGAQIMSRLGLRELILLTDSPRTRYVGLDAYNLTIKGTRPITKD; encoded by the coding sequence ATGAGCTTTGAAACCCCCGGACCCGTCGAGAGCGATCTCGGCGCCGCCATCGCCTCGACCGAGGAAATCATCGAGGAGGCGCGCCAGGGGCGCATGTTCATCCTCGTCGATCACGAGGATCGCGAGAATGAGGGCGATCTTGTCATCGCGGCGGAATTCGCGGATGCGGCGGCGATCAACTTCATGGCCACGCACGGCCGGGGGCTGATCTGCCTGCCGATGACCGCGGACCGGATAGCGGACCTTGGGCTGCCCATGATGGTGCCGGACAACTCTTCGCGCCACGGTACCGGATTCACGGTCTCGATCGAGGCGCGCGAGGGGGTGGAGACCGGCATTTCGGCCGCCGACCGGGCGCGGACCGTCGCCGTGGCCATCGACGCGGCCATGGGACCGCAGGACATCGCAAGTCCCGGCCATGTGTTTCCCCTGCGCGCGCGAGCCGGCGGCGTGCTGATCCGCGCCGGGCATACCGAAGCCTCGGTCGACATCGCGCGGCTTGCCGGGCTGAATCCCTCTGCCGTGATCTGCGAGGTGATGAAGGATGACGGCAGCATGGCGCGCCTGCCGGATCTCATCGACTTCGCCGGAACGCACGGGATGAAGATCGGAACCATCAGCGACCTGATCGCGTACCGCCTGAAGCACGACAATCTTCTGCGCGAACGCGACAGCCGCGAGGTCGTTTCGGCCTATGGCGGCGAATGGCTCATGCGGATCTTCGCGGACGAGATCACCGGGACCGATCATGTTGTGCTGACCAAGGGCGACATTTCGACACCCGAGCCGGTTCTGGTGCGCACCCATGCGCTCAACGCGCTGGAAGATGTGCTGGGACTGGGGCCGGGCCCCGTCGACGAACTTCCCCGCGCGATGGAGATCATCGCCGAAGAGGGGCGGGGCGCGGTGCTGCTGTTTCGCGATCCCCATCCGGTGCTCCGGCTCGACGGCGAAGATGACGGACCGCGCACGATCAAGCGCACGGGCGTCGGGGCGCAGATCATGTCAAGGCTCGGCCTGCGCGAACTGATCCTGCTGACCGACAGCCCGCGCACACGATACGTCGGGCTCGATGCCTACAACCTGACAATCAAGGGCACGCGGCCCATCACGAAGGACTGA